In the genome of Pseudoglutamicibacter cumminsii, one region contains:
- the recR gene encoding recombination mediator RecR has translation MYEGAVQDLIDELGRLPGIGPKSAQRIAFHILEADKDDMSRLADAIRVVKDKVSFCEVCFNITEDEKCAICRDPNRDGSIICVVEESKDVMVIERTRAFRGRYHVLGGAIDPMAGIGPDQLHIKELLTRLSDDAIQELIIATDPNLEGEATATYLVRILRSIGVKVSRLASGLPVGGDLEYADEVTLGRALEGRRSLID, from the coding sequence GTGTACGAAGGCGCCGTCCAAGACCTCATCGACGAGCTCGGGCGTCTACCCGGCATTGGCCCCAAGTCTGCTCAGCGCATCGCGTTCCACATCCTGGAAGCGGATAAAGACGATATGAGCCGGCTCGCGGATGCCATCCGCGTCGTTAAGGACAAAGTGTCGTTCTGCGAAGTGTGCTTCAACATCACCGAAGACGAAAAGTGCGCGATCTGCCGCGACCCTAACCGGGACGGCAGCATCATTTGTGTCGTTGAGGAATCCAAGGACGTCATGGTGATCGAGCGGACACGCGCGTTCCGCGGCCGGTACCACGTGCTCGGCGGCGCAATCGATCCGATGGCGGGCATCGGCCCGGATCAGCTGCACATCAAAGAACTTCTAACCAGGCTTTCGGACGATGCGATCCAGGAGCTCATCATCGCAACCGACCCGAACCTCGAGGGCGAAGCCACCGCAACCTATCTGGTGCGGATCTTGCGGAGCATCGGCGTGAAGGTGTCCCGGCTCGCATCCGGACTGCCAGTGGGTGGGGACCTCGAATACGCGGACGAAGTCACGCTCGGTCGCGCGCTTGAGGGGCGCCGCTCGCTCATCGACTAA
- a CDS encoding CsbD family protein yields the protein MSLGDKLENAKDKVVGTVKDKVGELRDDKGQQAEGKAQDAKGQAGDAVEDVKDKFK from the coding sequence ATGAGCTTGGGAGACAAGTTGGAAAACGCTAAGGACAAGGTAGTCGGCACCGTCAAGGACAAGGTCGGCGAACTGCGCGACGACAAGGGCCAGCAGGCTGAAGGCAAGGCTCAGGACGCTAAGGGCCAGGCCGGCGACGCTGTTGAGGACGTCAAGGACAAGTTCAAGTAA
- a CDS encoding DNA polymerase III subunit gamma and tau → MSTALYRRFRPDTFEDVIGQDHVTKPLQVALDKNRVNHAYLFSGPRGCGKTTSARILARCLNCEQGPTAHPCGECPSCRDLATGGSGSLDVIEIDAASHGGVDDARELRERASFAPARDRYKIFIIDEAHMVTSAGFNALLKIVEEPPEHIKFIFATTEPEKVIGTIRSRTHHYPFRLIPPEPMTEYVQHLADVEHVSIAPGVVPLVVRAGGGSARDTLSVLDQLMAGSGDDGVSYDLAVALLGFTHGELLDDVVDALAAHDSASVFAAVDRVIQSGQDPRRFVEDLLERFRDLILVRAIPENAADVLHGVPEDQIQRMAAQASGLGPAELSRWGDITNAALTEMTGATSPRLHLELLCARLLLPSTDDTDRGLAARMDRVERHLSFSGGPMEAGSASPAPAPNTKSAPDTKTPDSNAAQPDVPAGERGVAAARAALRNSAPAAPGVPAAPTAAAVPAAPAAPQIPAAPRASEEPSPAEERVPAAPVPEFKPAPEPTQEPAREPSKEPAAKPEPAPAQKPAPEPTQEANPAPKPAEEPASVPTPAQEPQAERPAAGAAGSVEMFRRAWPQILENVKQNRRFVWSILQQDVSIAGYDGKTLTLGFSNPGPMNAFRNRADAAETLKASISAVIGVTPDIDVAEGGDAGPKADGRNDLPAAKEPHYEAPGQPEYPEPEYAEPDSVEPDDAELDDAEPEYEEQPEPEPEASEPNFGEPEPQPEKPAGPTTPAPRAATTPQQPDAPAAPVPGSAPAAPSPTPVAPSAAASPTPAAPSPTAAPTPSTPSTPAAPPARPVGAKLSRYQQLLAQSNNSSQGTSSGWGAPASSVPAPVEPEPVDDYDFVPSEDDEHLENSVAFGRAAFENILNAKLIEETDLEGNPLPHRR, encoded by the coding sequence GTGAGCACAGCCCTATACCGCCGGTTTAGACCCGACACGTTTGAAGACGTCATCGGGCAAGATCACGTGACCAAACCACTCCAAGTGGCTTTGGATAAGAACCGTGTCAACCACGCGTACCTGTTCTCCGGACCCCGCGGCTGCGGTAAAACAACGTCGGCCCGCATCCTCGCTCGCTGCCTAAACTGCGAACAGGGCCCTACCGCGCATCCGTGCGGTGAATGCCCGTCATGCCGCGACCTCGCCACCGGAGGGTCCGGTTCCCTCGATGTCATCGAGATCGACGCCGCCTCCCACGGCGGTGTTGACGACGCCCGCGAGCTCCGCGAACGCGCGTCCTTTGCCCCAGCGCGTGACCGCTACAAGATCTTCATCATCGACGAGGCTCACATGGTGACCTCAGCCGGATTCAACGCGCTGCTCAAGATCGTTGAAGAGCCGCCTGAGCACATCAAGTTCATTTTCGCGACGACCGAACCCGAGAAGGTCATCGGCACTATCCGTTCGCGTACCCACCACTATCCGTTCCGGCTGATCCCGCCTGAGCCGATGACCGAATACGTGCAGCACCTCGCTGACGTTGAGCATGTTTCGATCGCCCCAGGTGTGGTCCCGCTCGTGGTCCGCGCGGGCGGCGGTTCCGCCCGCGACACGCTCTCTGTCCTGGATCAGCTCATGGCCGGTTCAGGGGACGACGGTGTCTCCTACGACCTCGCGGTCGCTCTGCTTGGCTTCACTCACGGTGAGTTATTGGACGATGTGGTTGATGCGTTGGCTGCGCACGATTCCGCTTCCGTGTTCGCGGCCGTGGACCGCGTGATCCAGTCCGGTCAGGATCCTCGCCGTTTCGTCGAAGACCTCCTAGAGCGCTTCCGTGACCTCATCCTGGTGCGCGCTATCCCCGAAAACGCGGCCGATGTTTTGCACGGCGTTCCCGAAGACCAGATCCAGCGCATGGCGGCCCAAGCATCGGGCCTGGGTCCCGCTGAGCTGTCCCGCTGGGGTGACATCACTAACGCTGCCCTCACCGAGATGACCGGCGCGACGAGCCCCCGTCTGCACCTCGAACTGCTGTGCGCCCGCCTGCTTTTGCCGTCCACCGATGACACCGACCGCGGCCTCGCCGCCCGCATGGACCGGGTTGAACGCCACTTGAGCTTCAGCGGCGGCCCGATGGAGGCCGGTAGCGCGTCCCCTGCGCCTGCGCCAAATACCAAGTCAGCACCGGACACGAAGACGCCTGACAGCAATGCAGCGCAACCTGATGTGCCGGCCGGCGAGCGCGGTGTTGCCGCCGCGCGTGCTGCGTTGCGCAACTCCGCACCCGCCGCCCCAGGTGTGCCCGCCGCGCCTACTGCGGCAGCCGTTCCGGCCGCGCCAGCGGCACCTCAGATCCCAGCGGCACCTCGAGCCTCTGAAGAACCATCTCCTGCCGAGGAGCGTGTACCGGCAGCGCCAGTGCCGGAGTTCAAACCTGCCCCGGAACCAACCCAGGAACCGGCTCGGGAACCATCTAAGGAACCAGCGGCAAAACCGGAACCTGCTCCGGCGCAAAAGCCTGCTCCAGAGCCGACGCAAGAAGCGAATCCAGCACCGAAACCTGCTGAGGAACCAGCATCGGTTCCCACACCTGCACAAGAACCGCAGGCTGAGCGTCCCGCAGCGGGCGCCGCTGGCTCGGTGGAGATGTTCCGCAGGGCCTGGCCGCAGATTCTCGAGAACGTTAAGCAGAACCGCAGGTTCGTGTGGTCGATCCTGCAGCAGGACGTCTCCATTGCCGGCTACGACGGAAAGACGCTCACGCTCGGGTTCAGCAACCCCGGGCCGATGAACGCGTTCCGGAACCGTGCCGATGCCGCCGAAACACTCAAGGCCTCCATCAGCGCCGTGATAGGAGTGACACCGGACATCGACGTCGCTGAAGGCGGCGATGCCGGCCCAAAAGCTGACGGCCGGAACGACCTTCCGGCCGCGAAGGAACCACACTACGAGGCACCCGGACAGCCGGAATATCCAGAACCAGAATACGCAGAACCGGACTCCGTAGAGCCCGATGATGCAGAGCTGGATGATGCAGAGCCGGAATACGAGGAACAACCGGAACCAGAGCCCGAGGCCAGCGAGCCGAACTTCGGGGAGCCGGAACCTCAGCCCGAGAAGCCGGCCGGGCCTACAACTCCAGCTCCGCGCGCGGCAACGACGCCGCAGCAGCCCGACGCGCCCGCAGCTCCGGTGCCAGGCTCAGCGCCTGCCGCTCCGTCCCCAACGCCTGTTGCCCCGTCGGCGGCTGCGTCACCGACACCGGCCGCGCCATCACCCACTGCGGCGCCAACCCCATCGACCCCATCGACCCCTGCGGCGCCTCCTGCCAGGCCAGTCGGGGCGAAGCTCAGCCGCTACCAACAGTTGCTCGCCCAGAGTAATAACTCGAGCCAAGGCACCAGTTCAGGTTGGGGCGCGCCAGCATCAAGCGTTCCCGCACCCGTGGAACCAGAGCCGGTCGACGACTACGACTTTGTTCCGAGCGAGGATGACGAGCACCTCGAAAACTCGGTCGCGTTCGGCCGGGCCGCGTTCGAGAACATACTCAACGCGAAACTCATCGAAGAAACAGACCTCGAAGGCAATCCGCTACCCCACCGTCGCTGA
- a CDS encoding aspartate ammonia-lyase, translated as MSFLPPTAPAELRAALESTETRTEKDSLGTREVPAEVLWGISTLRAVENFPITGRTVGQIRELVWALGAVKLAAARANHELGRLDDARCQAIEAAAQEVMDGKWDSQFVIDRVQGGAGTSTNMNANEVIAHRAQQIIGDDSIEINPIDHVNAAQSTNDVYPSALKLALHWAMRGLIDEVALLADSFGKKAMEFAEITKIGRTQLQDAVPMTLGQEFGAFADAMREDVVMLRNFIPHLLELNLGATAIGTGITAPVGYRELVLKHLQQITQNNVIGARNLVEATSDTGVFVLVSGGLKRTAIKLSKICNDLRLLSSGPQAGLNEINLPPMQAGSSIMPGKVNPVIPEVVNQVAFRVVGADTTVAMAVEGGQMQLNAFEPVMADVLFDAIESLRAACATLRLRCVDGIEANEDVLSRRVAESVSVVTALSPLIGYARSADLMKQALEENVSIIDLAVQEGVLDEATIRRAIADATGHTQTVE; from the coding sequence TTGTCGTTTTTGCCTCCGACGGCTCCCGCTGAGTTGCGGGCCGCGCTTGAATCCACCGAAACACGTACTGAGAAGGATTCGCTCGGTACACGCGAAGTCCCGGCAGAGGTGCTGTGGGGTATTTCCACGCTCCGTGCCGTAGAAAACTTCCCGATCACGGGCCGCACCGTTGGGCAGATCCGCGAGCTCGTGTGGGCGCTAGGCGCCGTGAAGCTTGCCGCTGCGCGTGCGAACCATGAGCTGGGCCGGCTTGATGACGCCCGTTGCCAGGCGATTGAGGCCGCGGCGCAAGAGGTCATGGACGGTAAGTGGGATTCACAGTTTGTGATCGACCGGGTCCAGGGTGGCGCCGGAACCTCAACCAACATGAACGCGAACGAGGTCATCGCGCACCGTGCGCAGCAGATCATCGGTGACGATTCGATCGAGATCAACCCGATCGACCACGTCAACGCCGCCCAGTCCACCAACGACGTCTACCCGTCTGCGCTCAAGCTCGCTCTGCATTGGGCGATGCGCGGGCTCATTGACGAGGTCGCGCTGCTTGCCGATTCCTTCGGTAAGAAGGCGATGGAGTTCGCGGAGATCACCAAGATTGGCCGCACCCAGCTTCAGGATGCGGTGCCGATGACGTTGGGCCAGGAGTTCGGTGCGTTCGCTGACGCGATGCGTGAAGACGTCGTGATGCTGCGGAACTTCATCCCGCACCTGCTGGAACTCAACTTGGGCGCTACCGCGATCGGTACCGGGATCACGGCGCCGGTCGGCTACCGGGAGCTCGTGCTCAAGCACCTCCAGCAGATCACCCAGAACAACGTGATCGGCGCCCGCAACCTTGTTGAGGCGACCTCGGACACGGGCGTTTTCGTGCTCGTTTCCGGCGGCCTCAAGCGCACCGCTATCAAGCTCTCCAAGATCTGCAACGACCTGCGTTTGCTCTCGTCCGGCCCGCAGGCTGGCCTCAACGAGATCAACCTGCCGCCGATGCAGGCCGGGTCTTCGATCATGCCGGGCAAGGTCAACCCTGTGATCCCGGAGGTCGTCAACCAGGTCGCGTTCCGCGTTGTTGGCGCTGATACGACGGTTGCGATGGCGGTAGAGGGCGGCCAGATGCAGCTTAACGCTTTCGAGCCCGTGATGGCGGATGTTCTGTTCGATGCGATCGAGTCCCTGCGCGCAGCATGCGCGACGTTGCGGTTGCGTTGCGTTGACGGGATCGAAGCGAACGAGGATGTGCTTTCGCGGCGGGTCGCCGAATCCGTGTCGGTTGTGACTGCGCTTTCGCCGCTGATTGGTTATGCACGCTCCGCCGACCTCATGAAGCAGGCGCTCGAAGAGAACGTATCCATCATCGACCTCGCCGTCCAAGAAGGCGTGCTCGATGAAGCCACGATCCGCCGCGCGATTGCCGACGCGACCGGCCACACCCAAACCGTGGAATAG
- a CDS encoding ATP-binding protein, with amino-acid sequence MDTERLQSIVHTLRLIGTDNQPTEVKSNAGKSIRETLSAFANANGGLIILGLDESNGFLPVKGFDATKAQDALETQCAQTTPPVRPLINIVPFEDSLVVVAEVNEMTSEAKPCYVTAQGKYGGSYIRVGDGDVRLTQYEVDRLIEERVQPKWDEQPVTEAQLDDLHSDTVNAYMTVQRERRPKTFNDGTEAAMKRLRILKDGHPTLASLLVMGEYPQEFFPRLTVTFASFPGTTKGSVTEGIRLLDSKTLTGTIPELVDEGIQIVKSNMRTAALIGEKYRSDLPDYPPIAVREALVNALMHRDYSPHAQGSQVQINMFVDRLEITSPGGLYGGVTVGNLGKPGVSSTRNQRLSSFLEDVKFHDDGGGAGVVAENRGTGIAVIQRSLADALMPPPEYINRLDSFTIVFHRRRVADKERYASAFDQVLTALKGQASASTAELVKSTKLSRTAVQNAVNELIAEGIVERTEPLRSPRQRYRIKT; translated from the coding sequence ATGGACACCGAACGTTTACAGTCAATCGTCCACACACTGCGGTTGATAGGAACAGACAACCAGCCAACCGAGGTCAAAAGCAATGCGGGCAAGTCAATCCGCGAAACCCTCAGCGCATTCGCGAACGCCAACGGCGGCCTCATCATTCTGGGACTCGATGAGTCAAACGGCTTCCTACCTGTAAAAGGCTTCGATGCCACGAAGGCTCAGGATGCGCTGGAGACCCAATGCGCCCAAACCACTCCTCCTGTACGCCCACTCATCAACATAGTTCCCTTTGAGGACTCCTTAGTTGTTGTAGCGGAAGTCAATGAAATGACTTCCGAGGCCAAACCTTGTTACGTCACTGCCCAGGGAAAATACGGCGGTAGCTATATACGGGTTGGCGACGGTGACGTCCGACTCACGCAATACGAGGTCGATCGTCTCATCGAGGAGCGAGTCCAACCCAAATGGGACGAACAGCCCGTAACAGAAGCACAACTTGATGACCTGCATTCAGACACCGTGAATGCCTACATGACCGTCCAGCGCGAGCGTCGCCCCAAAACGTTTAACGACGGCACTGAAGCAGCAATGAAACGCCTGCGAATTCTCAAGGACGGACACCCAACGCTGGCATCCCTTCTTGTTATGGGCGAATACCCGCAGGAGTTTTTTCCGCGTCTCACGGTGACATTCGCGAGCTTCCCAGGAACTACGAAGGGCTCTGTTACCGAGGGGATTCGACTCCTGGACAGCAAAACCCTTACAGGCACCATCCCTGAGCTCGTTGACGAAGGAATCCAAATCGTCAAAAGCAACATGCGTACTGCCGCTCTGATCGGCGAAAAGTACCGTTCGGATTTGCCTGACTACCCTCCTATTGCGGTACGCGAAGCTCTCGTGAATGCCCTCATGCACCGCGATTACTCACCTCACGCGCAAGGTAGCCAGGTACAAATCAACATGTTCGTTGATCGCTTGGAAATCACGAGTCCGGGAGGGCTTTATGGAGGCGTTACCGTAGGGAACCTAGGGAAGCCAGGGGTCAGCTCAACTCGAAACCAACGCCTCTCTTCGTTCCTCGAGGACGTAAAGTTTCACGACGATGGTGGCGGGGCAGGTGTCGTGGCTGAAAACAGGGGCACGGGCATCGCTGTCATTCAACGTTCGCTCGCCGACGCCCTCATGCCGCCGCCTGAGTACATCAACCGGCTAGACAGCTTCACCATTGTTTTCCATCGACGGCGAGTGGCAGATAAAGAACGCTATGCAAGCGCCTTTGACCAAGTACTCACCGCGTTAAAGGGTCAAGCCTCTGCTTCCACAGCCGAGCTCGTCAAGAGCACAAAACTGAGCCGCACAGCAGTTCAAAATGCAGTGAACGAACTCATCGCGGAAGGTATCGTCGAGCGCACTGAACCGCTGAGAAGCCCTCGACAGCGCTACCGGATCAAGACATAG
- a CDS encoding 3-methyladenine DNA glycosylase: MPILLSPDQWRAQARAHTERARAYTEPFRQRRARQEAHPIYDFLFTYYSFPPAQLERWHAGPGVVLLGDDAVAERSGWRFYTVVEDADGRGTPGVTVDAAEFVGARERMVDFADTIFSSVAAKPGSFSCFGLHEWAMAYKSEENGVRHDHVPLRLGSTGTDEVVETHQIRCTHFDAFRFYAQQARGLNQFTPTREKQVALEQPGCLHAGMDVYKWLYKLAPLVDSGLIMDAFELAWDTRIMDMQASPYDLSDWGFEPIRIETPDGKAEYVERQRGFSERSQKLRQRGLDAVAEIRAAAGSFRAAAG; the protein is encoded by the coding sequence ATGCCCATCTTGCTTTCACCGGACCAGTGGCGTGCCCAAGCACGGGCCCACACCGAACGCGCCCGCGCGTACACGGAACCGTTCCGGCAACGGCGAGCGCGGCAAGAAGCCCACCCGATTTATGACTTCTTGTTCACGTATTACTCGTTCCCGCCGGCACAGCTGGAGCGCTGGCACGCCGGCCCCGGGGTGGTGTTGTTAGGGGACGATGCGGTTGCTGAGCGGTCTGGATGGCGCTTTTATACGGTGGTTGAGGATGCCGATGGCCGCGGGACTCCGGGCGTCACGGTGGATGCCGCGGAGTTCGTGGGGGCGCGGGAGCGGATGGTGGACTTCGCTGACACGATCTTCAGTTCGGTTGCGGCGAAGCCGGGTAGCTTTTCGTGCTTTGGGCTGCACGAGTGGGCTATGGCGTATAAGTCCGAAGAGAACGGTGTTCGTCACGACCATGTTCCTCTGCGGCTAGGTTCCACGGGCACGGATGAGGTGGTTGAAACCCACCAGATCCGTTGCACGCATTTCGACGCGTTCCGGTTTTATGCGCAGCAGGCTCGCGGGTTGAATCAGTTCACACCTACGCGTGAGAAGCAGGTTGCGCTTGAACAACCAGGCTGCTTGCATGCCGGAATGGACGTCTATAAGTGGCTGTACAAGCTCGCGCCGCTCGTGGATTCTGGGCTGATCATGGACGCTTTCGAGCTCGCGTGGGACACCCGCATCATGGACATGCAGGCCTCCCCGTATGATTTGAGCGACTGGGGCTTCGAACCCATCCGGATCGAAACCCCGGACGGCAAGGCCGAATACGTTGAGCGGCAACGCGGGTTCTCCGAACGCTCGCAGAAGCTGCGCCAGCGGGGGCTCGATGCTGTCGCCGAGATCCGCGCGGCCGCCGGCTCGTTCCGCGCGGCCGCGGGCTAG
- a CDS encoding FAD-binding oxidoreductase — protein sequence MAKATPASDATVSTGAVVSAEAIEALNVAMSGSIATDEATLRAYSIDRSGVEPDGVPVAVVWPEDTEQVQAAVQWAREHGVSVVPRGAGTGLAGSATAGSGSLVVCLERMNKVLEVSADDRLAVVQPGILNDELNAVLHEDGLWWPPDPASKAISTVGGNIAANAGGFLCAKYGVTQQWVLGLTVVLADGRVVSMGRRTVKGVSGYDITSMLIGSEGTLGIIVECVLKVRPLQSAERATLVAVCDSAVDAAAAASAVTAANLQPAMMELLDEVTSAAVVGHLVATDETFVDPTEGKPASLLLVQTDGLGAAAELAQVHDAVAGFARHVRVAQSDAETEALIGMRRAVFPAIERMGGSVLVEDIAVPRTRMAEAFTRMREIERKYGVTLPSAAHAGDGNMHPVFVFEPVAGETGLDAVPAHVWEAADEVFTVALEMGGTLTGEHGVGLLKKRFLPEELGEDQTELQQQLRKVFDPEGIMNPGKVLD from the coding sequence TTGCGTGCGTATTCGATTGACCGTTCGGGTGTTGAGCCGGATGGTGTTCCGGTTGCGGTGGTGTGGCCGGAGGATACGGAGCAGGTTCAGGCCGCGGTGCAGTGGGCGCGTGAGCATGGCGTGAGTGTGGTTCCGCGGGGCGCGGGCACGGGGCTTGCGGGGTCGGCGACGGCGGGCTCGGGTTCGCTTGTGGTGTGCCTTGAGCGGATGAATAAGGTTCTGGAGGTTTCGGCGGATGACCGCTTGGCGGTGGTTCAGCCGGGCATCTTGAACGATGAACTCAACGCTGTTCTGCATGAGGATGGCTTATGGTGGCCTCCGGATCCGGCGTCGAAGGCGATTTCCACGGTGGGTGGCAACATCGCGGCGAACGCTGGCGGGTTTTTGTGCGCTAAGTATGGCGTGACGCAGCAGTGGGTTTTGGGGCTCACGGTGGTTTTAGCGGATGGCCGTGTGGTGTCGATGGGGCGCCGCACCGTCAAGGGTGTTTCAGGTTATGACATCACGTCGATGCTGATCGGTTCCGAAGGCACGTTGGGGATCATCGTTGAGTGTGTTTTGAAGGTGCGTCCCTTGCAGTCGGCCGAGCGCGCGACTTTGGTTGCGGTGTGTGATTCCGCTGTCGATGCGGCGGCCGCTGCGAGCGCCGTGACGGCGGCGAACCTTCAGCCGGCGATGATGGAGCTTCTGGACGAGGTCACTTCGGCCGCTGTGGTGGGGCACTTGGTCGCTACAGATGAGACGTTTGTGGACCCGACTGAGGGCAAGCCGGCGTCGTTGCTTTTGGTTCAGACGGATGGCTTGGGTGCCGCCGCGGAGTTGGCTCAGGTGCACGATGCGGTGGCTGGTTTCGCCCGGCATGTTCGGGTTGCGCAGAGCGATGCCGAGACCGAAGCGCTGATCGGTATGCGGCGTGCTGTTTTCCCTGCGATTGAACGCATGGGCGGAAGCGTTTTGGTTGAGGACATCGCTGTTCCGCGGACGCGGATGGCGGAGGCGTTCACGCGGATGCGCGAGATCGAACGCAAGTATGGGGTCACGTTGCCGAGCGCGGCTCACGCAGGTGATGGCAACATGCATCCGGTGTTCGTGTTCGAGCCGGTCGCGGGCGAGACGGGGCTGGACGCGGTTCCGGCTCACGTGTGGGAAGCTGCCGATGAGGTTTTCACTGTTGCGCTGGAGATGGGCGGAACGCTCACCGGAGAACACGGTGTGGGCTTGCTGAAGAAGCGTTTCCTCCCGGAAGAGCTCGGCGAGGATCAGACGGAACTTCAACAACAGTTGCGGAAGGTTTTCGATCCGGAAGGGATCATGAACCCCGGCAAGGTCCTCGACTAG
- a CDS encoding aspartate kinase translates to MALIVQKYGGSSVADAAGIKRVAARVLETRNAGNDVVVVVSAMGDTTDELLDLAAEITDKAPAREMDMLLSAGERMSMALLAMAIEAAGGKAVSFTGSQAGMITDALHGSARIVEVSPARVRRAVELGSVAIVAGFQGMSKDSKNITTMGRGGSDTTAVALAAALDADVCEIYTDVDGVFTADPRVVHHARKLDTLSSEEMLELAAHGSKILHLRCVEYARRFGIPIHVRSSFSHNEGTWIVPDASDKIELPEGEPLEQPIVAGVAHDLSEGKVTVIGVPDIPGKAAHIFEVIAQADTNVDMIVQNVSTAGSGKTDITFTVPKAQADRVVAALREAQAEIGFEDIEQDNKIGKVSLVGAAMRSNAGVSATFFRALHEAGINVDLISTSEIRISIVTHEDKLAKAVEAIHTAFGLDTEQEATVYGGTGR, encoded by the coding sequence ATGGCTCTGATCGTGCAGAAATACGGTGGCTCCTCCGTTGCGGATGCCGCCGGCATTAAGCGAGTCGCCGCCCGTGTGCTGGAAACCCGCAACGCCGGCAACGACGTTGTGGTTGTTGTTTCTGCGATGGGTGACACCACTGATGAGCTGTTGGATTTAGCGGCCGAAATTACGGACAAGGCTCCCGCTCGCGAGATGGACATGTTGTTGTCTGCCGGGGAACGCATGTCGATGGCTCTGCTCGCGATGGCAATTGAAGCCGCAGGCGGCAAGGCTGTTTCGTTCACAGGTTCACAAGCGGGCATGATTACTGACGCGTTGCATGGCTCCGCCCGCATCGTCGAGGTCTCCCCTGCGCGCGTGCGCCGCGCGGTTGAGCTCGGTTCGGTCGCGATTGTGGCCGGCTTCCAGGGCATGTCGAAGGATTCGAAGAACATTACGACGATGGGCCGCGGCGGTTCTGACACGACTGCGGTTGCGCTCGCGGCGGCTTTGGATGCCGATGTGTGCGAGATTTACACGGATGTGGACGGTGTTTTCACGGCTGATCCGCGCGTGGTTCATCATGCACGTAAGCTCGATACGCTCTCGAGCGAAGAGATGTTGGAGCTTGCGGCGCACGGTTCGAAGATTCTGCATTTGCGTTGCGTCGAGTATGCGCGTCGTTTCGGGATCCCGATTCATGTGCGTTCGTCGTTTAGCCACAATGAGGGGACGTGGATTGTCCCTGACGCTTCAGACAAGATTGAACTCCCGGAGGGGGAACCATTGGAACAACCGATCGTTGCCGGCGTAGCTCACGACCTCTCCGAGGGGAAGGTCACCGTTATTGGCGTCCCGGATATCCCGGGTAAGGCCGCCCATATTTTCGAGGTCATCGCTCAGGCGGACACGAACGTGGACATGATTGTTCAGAACGTTTCCACGGCGGGTTCCGGTAAGACTGACATCACGTTCACCGTGCCTAAGGCTCAGGCTGACCGCGTGGTTGCTGCGCTGCGCGAGGCTCAGGCCGAGATCGGTTTTGAGGATATCGAGCAGGACAACAAGATCGGTAAGGTCTCGCTGGTTGGCGCTGCGATGCGCTCTAACGCTGGTGTTTCTGCGACGTTCTTCCGCGCCCTGCATGAGGCAGGCATCAACGTTGACCTGATCTCGACTTCTGAGATCCGCATCTCGATCGTGACCCACGAAGACAAGCTCGCGAAGGCTGTCGAGGCGATCCACACCGCATTCGGCCTGGACACCGAGCAGGAGGCCACGGTCTACGGCGGCACGGGACGCTAA